A segment of the Dissulfurirhabdus thermomarina genome:
GGAAGAAGTCCCCCAGCCGCCCCGCCTTGGCGGCGCCGAGGAGGCTCTGCGCCGCCCCCTTCCGGAAGGCGTACCATTCGCTGCCGCGCTTGAGGGTCCGGAACACGGAGGCCGGGTCCTCGTCGGTCCAGTCGGACAGGACGATCACGTGGTCCCGCTCCGGCCTGCTCGGGCGAGCGGGCCGGATGACGATCCCCCCGTAGACGCCGCTCTGCTCCTGCAGCTCGGAGTGGGAATGGTACCAGTACGTCCCGCTCTGGCGGATGGGAAACTCGTAGGTGAAGGTGGCCCCGGGGGCGATGGGCGGGAAGCTCACGTACGGCACGCCGTCCATCCCGGGCGGCACGAGGACCCCGTGCCAGTGGATGGACGTCGGGACGTCCATAGCGTTGTGGACGCGGATCCGGGCCCGGTCACCCTCCCGGAAGGCCAGGACGGGCCCCGGGATGGTCCCGTTGACGGTCATGCCGGTGGCCGGGCGGCCGGTGACGTTCACCGGCCCGCGGGCGATGGTGAGCTCGTAGGTGACCAGCGCCGCCCGGGCGGACCCGTTCCAGGGGGCCGGGATCCAGCCGAGGAGGGCGAGGAGGAGGGCGAAGGCGGACGCGCCGCCCCGCGGGCTCATTGCGGTTCGTCCAGGAGACGCCCGCCCTGGGCGATGTTTTCCCGCTCCACCTCGTCGATGAAGACCAGGATGGTGTTGGAGGGCTTCCCGGCCACCCGGGAGATGACCTCGGTCACGCCCCGGCTGATCTCGGCCTTCTGTTCCCGTGAGAGCCTTCCGGCCACGCGGATGTTCACGTAGGGCATGGGGGGGTCCTCCTCTACCTTCAAGGCGCCTTGCCGGCGCCGCGGAGATGCGGCGGCGGGGGGCCGCCGCCGACGGACCGTACCGGTCCATCCCGCCGGGCCGTGCGCCGCCCCGGCCCGCCGGGGCGGGGGATCAGAGGGTGCCGCGCACCCGGACCTCGGCCTGCTTCCGGGCCGCCTCGAGCCAGCCCTGGAAGACGGCCCGGCGTTTCTCCTCGAGGAGCCGGGCCTCGATGTCCTTCCGGGCCGCCTCGAACCCGGAGGGGTCCGCCGCCCGGCGGGCCTTGAAGGCCAGGACATAGGAGGCGCCCCCCGCCGCCACCGGCTCGTCCGGCAACGGGTCCGCCTCGGAGCGGGAGAGGGCCGCCGCCACGACCTCGGCGGGGAGCCGCCCGCCGGCCTCCCGGTCGGAGCGGCGGAAGAACCCGCTCTCGCGCACCTCGAGCCCCTCCTTCCGCGCCGCGGCGGAGAGCCCCGCCTTCCGCGCCTCGGCCAGGAGCCGGGCGGCCTTCTCCCGGCAGACGCCCTCCGCCGCCTCGTCGGTGTAGTCTTCGAGCGCCTTCGCCCGCACCTCCTGGAGCGGCGGGACGCGGGGCGGCTCCTTGTCGAGCACCTCGAGGATCAGCACCCCGTCCGGCACCCGGAGGAGGGAGCTCATCTCGCCCTTGCCCAGGGCGAAGACGTTGCGGAGGACGTCCGGGTCGTCGCCCAACACCGGCGCCGGGGCGCTCCGGGTGAAGAACCCGGTGGTCTCCAGGGAGAGACCGTGTCGCTTGGCGTAGGCGGCGAGGCCGCCGAGCTCGAAGATCTCGTCGTAGGCGGCGTTGGCCCGGGCGGCGAGGGCCGATGCCGCCTTCCGCCGGGCGAGCTTGCGCCGGATCTCGCGGGCGACCTCCTTGAAGGGTTTCACGCGGCCCGGCTCGATCTTCTCCACCTTGACAAGGTGCCAGCCGAAGCGGGTCCGGACCGGCGCGGAGACCTTCCCGGCCTCGAGTTCGAAGGCCGCCTTGTCGAAGGCGGGCACCATGGTGCCCCGGGTGATGAAGCCCAGGTCGCCGCCCTTCTTGGCCGTGGCCGGGTCCTCGGAGTGGCGCCGGGCGAGTCGGGCGAAGTCGGCCCCCTTCTCGATGCGGCGGCGGAGGGCCTCGGCCCGGGCCCGAACCTCCTTCTCCACGGCTTCTCCGGCCCCCGGCGGCACCGTGAGCAGGATGTGGCGCACCCGGCGGCGCTCCGGCACCTCGAACTCCTTCTTGTGCTCCTCGTAGTAGGCCCGGACCTCGTCGTCGGGCACGGTGACCTTTCCCACGGACTTCCGGGAGAAGAGGAGGTAGCGGACCCGCACCCGGGGCTCGGTCCGGTAGCGCTCGCGGTGGTCCCGGTACCAGGCCTCGAGCTCCGCCTCGTCCACCCGCACCTCGTCCCGGCAGTCGGCCGGGGCGAGCCGCACGTAGGCCACGTCGATCTCCTCGTTCTGGAAGCCGTAGTAGGCCCGCGCCTCGTCGCCGCCCACGGTGATGCCCGTGGCGAAGAGGGCGCCGAGTTTCTCGGCGAGGAGCTGCTGCCGGACCTCGGCCTCGTAGTCTTCCGGCGTCATCCGGGCGTTTTGGAGGGCCATCCGGTAGAGGCGCTGGTCGAAGACGCCGCCGCTTCGGAAGGCGGGCACCGAGAGGATGGCCTGCTGGACCTCCGGGTCGCGCACCCGGACGCCGACGGCCTCGGCCGCCTGGCGCATGACGCGCTCGGTGACGAGCCGCTCGAGCACCTGTTCCTTGAGGTGGACCTGCTCTTCGAAGTGCTCCGGCAGGGTGCCGCCGAAGATCTGGCGGTAGCGGTCCCGCGTCCGCTCGAGGGCCAGGTCGAAGTCCTTGTGGAGGATCGGCTCCCCGTTGACCTCGGCCAGGGTCTCCGCGCGCCGCGAGCGCAGCGACCCCACGCCCCACGGGATGAAGACCAGGATGATCAGCCCGAGGATGACCTTGACGATCCAGGAGCCGACGTTTCGGCGGATGAATTCCAGCATGGGTGCCCTCCCCTCCGCTGGACGCCGCAGGCGTCCGTTCGACCCGGAAAGAGCATACCCAACGGCCGCGACCCCCGCAACGGCCGGCCCGCTGCGGCCCGGGGAGGATCGCCGGGGGGCGGGGAGGCGGGGCCCCAAAAAAAGCGCCCCGCTGGAGCGGGGCGCCCCGGGTCGGCCCGTTGCGGCCTCAGCCGCCGATGTCGTCGTTGGTCCGGCAGTGCCGGGCGTCGATGGCGCTCTTCACCTGGAGGTAGCCGGGCCAGCCGTAGAGGGGGATGAAGCCCAGCCAGAACTTCTTGGTGGGGCAATTCTTGAAGCCGCCCCAGCCCTTCAGGTACCACTCGCCGAGGCCGGGGTGGAGGATGGAGAGCCACATGGCCGAGGTGCCGGACTTTCCGCCGGGGCAGTCGTCGGCGGCGAGGGCCGGGGCGGCCGGCCCGGCCAGCAGCGCGGCGCACAGCAGCAGGACCACGGGGAGTCTCTTCATGACCTGACCTCCTTCATGCCGTTACGGGTTCCGTGCAGGTCGGCCGGCGGGAGGCCCGCCGGCCGGGTTCCATTTTGCCCCCCCGGGCCCAAAAATCAAGCCGGTGGGCGGGCCGCGCGACCGTCGGTGTGTGGCCGGCGCGACACCCTCAAAGGTGACCCACGAAGGTCATCCGGAAATGGTAGGCGGCCATGGTGGCCGCCGCGTACCATGCGGCGGTGAGGACCGCGGCGGCCGCGGCGGCGCCCAGGAGCCGCTTGACCCGGTCGTTTCCCCGCACGAGGCCCCGGTTGGCCACCAGGAAGACGGCGAACACCAGCCCCAGGGTGAACCCCAGGCCCTTGGCGAACTCCGGGAAGAAGGCCGTCCGCCAGTTGGTGGCGTCGAGGACCATCCAGGCGGCGGTGAAGAGCACGAAGAGCAGGGCGTCTGTCTTGAGGATACGCACGGGGCTTGGCCTCCTTCGGACCGATCTCCCTCCTCATCGGCCCCGCCCCCGCCCCGCTTGAACGGCCGGGGCGGGGGCGCCCGTTCCGCGAAGGATACGTTTTCCGAATCCAACCAAAGAAGATTTCCATCCTGGGAATCACGCTAAAGGGTCTTGACCCTTCGTCGGATCGGTGCTAGCCAAAAAACGAGGGAAGGGGGTCTTTGTTGGAGGATATACGCTTATTCACCCATTAATCGGCGCTCCGGCAGGGTACCCCCGCATCGGTTTTTCCTTTTCGAGGAGAGGAGGTGCCTCATGAAACGCTGGAAGAAGTGGTGCGCCGTCACGGGATCGGCCCTCGTCGCAGTGGGCATCGGGGCGATTTCCGCCCCGGCCTGGACGCCGGTGCCGGTCAAGGAGGACCCGCTGGTCCGGATGCCGGGGACCCAGCCGCCGCCGGAAAACGCCGCCGACATCGAGGCCCCCACGCGGTGTCTCAACTGCCACGCCGGGTTCGACACCGCCGTGGAGCCGGGGTTCAACTGGAAGGGCTCCATGATGGCCCAGGCCGCCCTGGACTTCCTCTACTGGTCGTGTCTCACGGTGGCGGCCCAGGACTCCATCTGGGCGGTGGGCCGGCCCAACGCCACCGACATCTGCCTCCGGTGCCACATGCCCAAGGGCTGGCTCCAGGGGCGTTCCGATCCCACCAACGGCTCCGCCATGGTGGGGCACGACTTCGACGGGGTCCAGTGCGACTTCTGCCACAGCATGTTCGACCCCTTCGCCTCGGCCACCCACGACGGCAGCCGGGAGGGGGGCGACTGGCTGGGGTACTGGGACGAGACCAACCAGAGCGGGACCCCCTCCCAGCCGGCCGCCGACCTCA
Coding sequences within it:
- a CDS encoding tautomerase family protein, encoding MPYVNIRVAGRLSREQKAEISRGVTEVISRVAGKPSNTILVFIDEVERENIAQGGRLLDEPQ
- a CDS encoding SurA N-terminal domain-containing protein translates to MLEFIRRNVGSWIVKVILGLIILVFIPWGVGSLRSRRAETLAEVNGEPILHKDFDLALERTRDRYRQIFGGTLPEHFEEQVHLKEQVLERLVTERVMRQAAEAVGVRVRDPEVQQAILSVPAFRSGGVFDQRLYRMALQNARMTPEDYEAEVRQQLLAEKLGALFATGITVGGDEARAYYGFQNEEIDVAYVRLAPADCRDEVRVDEAELEAWYRDHRERYRTEPRVRVRYLLFSRKSVGKVTVPDDEVRAYYEEHKKEFEVPERRRVRHILLTVPPGAGEAVEKEVRARAEALRRRIEKGADFARLARRHSEDPATAKKGGDLGFITRGTMVPAFDKAAFELEAGKVSAPVRTRFGWHLVKVEKIEPGRVKPFKEVAREIRRKLARRKAASALAARANAAYDEIFELGGLAAYAKRHGLSLETTGFFTRSAPAPVLGDDPDVLRNVFALGKGEMSSLLRVPDGVLILEVLDKEPPRVPPLQEVRAKALEDYTDEAAEGVCREKAARLLAEARKAGLSAAARKEGLEVRESGFFRRSDREAGGRLPAEVVAAALSRSEADPLPDEPVAAGGASYVLAFKARRAADPSGFEAARKDIEARLLEEKRRAVFQGWLEAARKQAEVRVRGTL